GGCACTAATGCACACCATCGTATTGCATCAAACATCCTGGGAAGTTTGCATGGCCCTCTACGTGGAAAACCCTGCAAGCCCTTCAATTCCGATACCAAGATCCGCGTCCGCTCAGCTTTCAGCACCCGCTTTTACTACCCGGATGTGACTGTTGTCTGCAAACCCAACCCTCTCACAGACACCTTTCAGGATGATCCCATCATCATTGTGGAGGTCGTCTCGCCTGGAACCCGGCGTATTGATGAGGGCGAGAAAAAGGATGCCTATCTTTCGGTCCCCTCACTTGCAGTCTATCTCCTGGTGGAACAGGCTGCCGCGAATGTGCGGGTGCATCGCCGCACCGACATCGGCTTTGTTCAGGAAGAGTACAACGGCCTTGAGTGCCGGGTTCCTCTTCCGGAGATCCAGGCCGAACTGGCGCTCATGGATATTTATGAAGACGTCCCGGTGGCCGCGCGCATGAAAATCCTGCCTTTTGCTTCAATCGGACAAAATGAGGAGTGAGGTGGGGAATTGAGACAGCTTTTTATCAAATTTGATAAAAGTTGCATATTGGAGTCTCGTATTTATAAAAATATTACTCCCGGCTTGATTTTAGTGTGCATTTGAAGGTATATTTAAAAATACCATACTTTCATTATGTCTCTGAGTCAGCCGCCCCCTCATTCTGACCGCCTGTTAATAGGCAGCCCTGGGCCTGTGACGGGAAATCTGCTGAAAAAACTGGAAGAGAGGCGCACGTGGAGGCTCCAGGAAACAGCCTCGCCTCACCTATGGGTGCTGGTATCCATTTTGGGAGACCTTATCATGGCCATCCTGGCAGGTTATGCCGCCTACTGGCTGCGCTTCCATTCGCTGAAGGACTTCGGCAACTGGGATAATTTGACGCTGCGGCAGTATGCAGGGCACATGACCCTGGGCACGCTGAGCCTGCTGCTGGCGATTGGCTGGCAGGGGATCTATGAGCGGAATGTGCTGCTGAGGAACCGCTGGATTGCCTCCAAAATGGCCAAGGCGGTGCTGATCTGGACGCTGGGATTCCTGGCCTTGACGCTGGCTCTAAATCTGCAGCCGGCCATCTCCCGAGTGTATGTGGCCCTGTATGGTGCCTCCGCCCTGCTGTTGCTACTGAGCTGGCGGATGGTCTTCAATGCCTTTCTGCATGCCCCGGCGCGCATCCGCACGCTGCAACAACGCACGCTTTTTGTCGGCTGGAATGAGGATGCCAAAAGGCTGTGGCAGACGATGAGTGATGACAAGGCCCACGCGTTTAATCTCATCGGATGGGTGGATGCCTCAGGATGGCGGGAGCAGGGTACGGTGCCTTCAGAAATCCCTTTTGTGGGCTACCTGGAGGATATTCACCGGGTGATCGCCCGGCATGAAGTGGACATGATCATCGTGGCGGACCTGCCGCGCCAGCAGCTGGTGGAAATGGCCAACCTGTGTGAACGGGAGATGATCCAGTTCAAACTGGCACCTTCTGTCTTCCGGATCTTTGTCTCTGGACTTTCCCTGGAAACGATCGCGGGAACCCCGGTGCTAGGAGTGAACCGTCTGCCGCTGGACAACACGCTGAACGTGCTGGCCAAACGCACATTGGACATCTGCGGAGCACTGGTGGGGCTGGTGCTGAGCGCGCCGCTCATTGCCTTTTTCGGCTTCATGGTGTGGTGGGAATCCGGCGGGCCCATATTTTATTATCAGCGGCGCTGGGGCATGAACGGGGTGCCTTTTGAAATCATCAAGATCCGGTCCATGAAGCTCAACGCAGAAGCGGCCACGGGTGCGCAGTGGTGTGTGCAGGATGATCCGCGCAGGTTAAAAGTGGGCGCCTTCATGCGGAAATGGAACATTGATGAGGTGCCGCAGTTTTGGAACGTGCTGAAGGGCCAGATGAGCCTGGTGGGGCCGCGACCGGAGAGGCCGGAGCTGATTGCCGACTTCAAACATGAAATCCCGCATTACAATGCGCGGCATCACGCCAAGCCCGGAATGACCGGCTGGGCCCAGGTGAAGGGGCTGCGAGGGGATACGGATCTGGCCGA
This portion of the Prosthecobacter sp. SYSU 5D2 genome encodes:
- a CDS encoding Uma2 family endonuclease; its protein translation is MKAVAGPDRLLETAQQIPYLESMGAAEKYEEMSVECYLASELTSPIKHEYVNGAIYNMAGGTNAHHRIASNILGSLHGPLRGKPCKPFNSDTKIRVRSAFSTRFYYPDVTVVCKPNPLTDTFQDDPIIIVEVVSPGTRRIDEGEKKDAYLSVPSLAVYLLVEQAAANVRVHRRTDIGFVQEEYNGLECRVPLPEIQAELALMDIYEDVPVAARMKILPFASIGQNEE
- a CDS encoding exopolysaccharide biosynthesis polyprenyl glycosylphosphotransferase, which codes for MAILAGYAAYWLRFHSLKDFGNWDNLTLRQYAGHMTLGTLSLLLAIGWQGIYERNVLLRNRWIASKMAKAVLIWTLGFLALTLALNLQPAISRVYVALYGASALLLLLSWRMVFNAFLHAPARIRTLQQRTLFVGWNEDAKRLWQTMSDDKAHAFNLIGWVDASGWREQGTVPSEIPFVGYLEDIHRVIARHEVDMIIVADLPRQQLVEMANLCEREMIQFKLAPSVFRIFVSGLSLETIAGTPVLGVNRLPLDNTLNVLAKRTLDICGALVGLVLSAPLIAFFGFMVWWESGGPIFYYQRRWGMNGVPFEIIKIRSMKLNAEAATGAQWCVQDDPRRLKVGAFMRKWNIDEVPQFWNVLKGQMSLVGPRPERPELIADFKHEIPHYNARHHAKPGMTGWAQVKGLRGDTDLAERIKCDLWYLENWSLMLDLQIMFLTFFKRENAY